In Caldisericaceae bacterium, the following proteins share a genomic window:
- a CDS encoding DUF4388 domain-containing protein: MLEGSLRDFSLDDLLQMISLGGKTGELHLEGLTPFGKRKGIIYFENGEVKDAETEETRGEIAILDLLNIKEGTFRFVPNDTLHVKKAISKSIPDLVLLATSKLDEWNRVKSRVESVDSVFKMMTDDIPNEIHLSQTDWKVLMLLQKGMTIREAALRLNMTVFDVAKIAYGLAALKIIREVGQKNPDTNEVKVKTPPKSFILRLIDRIRRL; encoded by the coding sequence ATGCTTGAAGGTTCTTTAAGAGACTTTTCACTTGATGACCTACTACAAATGATTTCACTTGGTGGTAAGACCGGTGAACTTCATTTGGAGGGTTTAACTCCTTTTGGAAAAAGAAAAGGCATTATCTACTTTGAGAATGGAGAAGTAAAAGATGCCGAAACAGAGGAAACAAGAGGTGAAATTGCAATTTTAGATCTTCTAAACATAAAAGAAGGGACTTTTAGATTTGTTCCAAATGATACTTTGCATGTTAAGAAAGCAATATCAAAATCCATTCCTGACCTTGTTCTTCTTGCTACCTCAAAATTAGATGAGTGGAACAGAGTTAAATCAAGGGTTGAATCGGTTGATTCTGTTTTTAAAATGATGACAGATGATATTCCAAACGAAATTCACTTATCCCAAACGGATTGGAAGGTCCTCATGCTACTCCAAAAAGGCATGACAATAAGGGAGGCAGCCTTAAGACTGAACATGACGGTTTTTGACGTTGCAAAAATTGCATACGGGTTAGCCGCTCTCAAGATTATAAGGGAAGTTGGACAAAAGAATCCCGATACAAATGAAGTAAAAGTAAAAACACCTCCAAAGAGCTTCATATTGAGGTTAATCGATAGGATAAGGAGACTTTGA
- a CDS encoding ATP/GTP-binding protein, whose amino-acid sequence MKHYKIVVTGPFAAGKTTFIKTITEIAPVVTEAPTTREEESSVKNLTTVAMDFGRITVDDEFVLHIFGTPGQFRFNYMWSILSKDALGVVLLVDSGDKSVFEEAKDMLNFFRVKTDAPIVIALNHFNEKEHTTGEELRKIMMVPDSIPIINCDATNKESVKNVLLKLLELILENEA is encoded by the coding sequence ATGAAGCACTATAAAATCGTGGTGACAGGACCGTTTGCTGCAGGTAAAACAACTTTCATAAAGACAATAACTGAAATTGCACCTGTTGTTACTGAGGCTCCTACAACAAGAGAAGAAGAGTCTTCAGTTAAAAATTTAACAACAGTTGCAATGGATTTTGGAAGAATTACTGTAGATGACGAGTTTGTCCTACACATCTTTGGAACACCAGGCCAATTCAGATTTAATTATATGTGGAGCATACTATCAAAAGATGCACTTGGAGTGGTATTGCTTGTAGATTCAGGCGATAAGTCTGTTTTTGAAGAAGCAAAGGACATGCTAAACTTCTTCAGAGTTAAAACTGATGCACCAATTGTTATTGCATTAAACCACTTTAACGAAAAAGAGCATACAACAGGGGAAGAACTGCGTAAAATTATGATGGTTCCTGATAGTATCCCCATAATTAATTGTGATGCAACAAATAAAGAAAGCGTAAAAAATGTGCTCCTAAAGTTGTTAGAATTAATTTTGGAGAACGAAGCATAG
- a CDS encoding TldD/PmbA family protein, whose amino-acid sequence MNKEDLLEVVNKAVSLSKADQVEALLVGGESYLTGFANNYIHRNVGEETYELSVRVVIGKKVASASTTDLSYESIKSCVETAETLCKFQKDNEEFVSLPKDNGEEKYFEEVYELPDAETRAEIVKKVVDASKKHDLISSGKFEVEKSQIAIKNSFGIEKYGERTVATLKNIAMGDTSSGFSQESAMSFKDINVDKIIEESLDTALKGRSPISIDPGKYEVILSPYAVEEFLSSMKYLSLTEKNIEEGTSFMKGHFGEKMFNDMITIYDDGNDANTIKMAFDFEGMKKKRVYFVKNGVIENVVNDSFYAYKLGKEPTGHSLPQPNDLGAYPMNFIFEKGTSKLDDMISNVEKGLFVQRFWYTNPMDPVNLVITGMTRDGLFLIENGKITKGVKHMRFTESIITALKNCLEISDNSKIIYEGGTVTTAPYMRIKDFNFSSATEF is encoded by the coding sequence ATGAATAAAGAAGATTTGTTAGAAGTAGTTAATAAGGCAGTGTCTCTTTCAAAAGCAGATCAAGTTGAGGCTTTGTTGGTGGGTGGAGAATCTTACCTTACAGGTTTTGCAAATAACTATATCCACAGAAACGTAGGAGAGGAAACATATGAACTGAGTGTTAGGGTAGTTATTGGGAAGAAGGTTGCTTCGGCTTCGACAACAGATCTTTCTTATGAATCAATAAAATCGTGTGTAGAGACAGCAGAAACATTGTGCAAATTTCAAAAGGATAATGAAGAATTTGTTAGCCTCCCAAAGGACAATGGCGAGGAAAAATACTTCGAAGAAGTTTATGAATTACCCGATGCAGAAACGCGAGCAGAAATTGTTAAAAAGGTAGTCGATGCATCAAAAAAGCATGACTTAATTTCTTCTGGTAAGTTTGAAGTTGAAAAATCCCAAATTGCAATTAAAAATTCCTTCGGAATTGAGAAATACGGAGAGAGAACTGTAGCAACATTAAAAAACATAGCCATGGGAGATACTTCCTCCGGATTCTCTCAAGAAAGTGCAATGTCTTTTAAGGATATCAATGTAGATAAGATCATTGAGGAAAGTCTTGACACTGCCCTAAAAGGTAGATCACCAATTTCAATAGACCCTGGTAAATATGAGGTAATTCTTTCACCTTATGCGGTTGAAGAGTTTCTATCTTCAATGAAGTATCTTTCTTTAACAGAGAAGAATATAGAAGAGGGAACAAGTTTTATGAAAGGGCATTTCGGAGAAAAAATGTTTAACGATATGATTACCATTTACGATGATGGGAATGATGCTAATACGATAAAGATGGCTTTTGACTTTGAAGGAATGAAGAAGAAAAGAGTTTACTTTGTTAAAAATGGGGTTATAGAAAATGTTGTAAACGATTCTTTCTATGCCTATAAATTGGGGAAAGAACCAACTGGACACTCTCTCCCGCAACCAAATGATTTGGGTGCGTATCCCATGAATTTTATTTTTGAAAAAGGCACATCTAAACTTGACGATATGATATCTAACGTGGAAAAGGGTTTATTTGTGCAACGTTTTTGGTATACAAACCCAATGGACCCTGTAAATTTAGTTATCACGGGAATGACAAGAGATGGCCTTTTCCTTATCGAAAACGGAAAGATTACAAAGGGCGTTAAACATATGAGGTTTACAGAAAGTATTATAACAGCACTTAAAAATTGTTTGGAAATTTCAGATAATTCTAAGATAATATACGAAGGTGGAACAGTTACTACTGCACCGTATATGAGAATTAAAGATTTTAACTTTTCAAGCGCAACCGAATTTTAG
- a CDS encoding 6-phosphofructokinase, with the protein MKRIGLLCDGGDAPGINTAIRAVARASFEREYEVLGFIDGFKGLIENDVKIITKMSVSGILTVGGSILGISRFNPYKDPKYVEAIKENFKRNALTLLVIIGDRDTITIAKKLSEEGIPSIVIPKTIDNDIYGTDYSIGFDTAVSVISSALDSLHATASAHHRLMVVETMGRETGWLALFGGITGGADYIVIPEVPFTIEEIAAHIEKRKKEGKNFSIVVVAEGVVLPDEDRSTFEYDEFGHKVNAKRMVGYRLASKLENITHLKSRVMVLGYLQRGGVPTIADRLLATQLGVFAVDLVAKGISNVVVGVNKSDLVTTPYEDAFDKIRMADTTYYELARVFF; encoded by the coding sequence ATGAAAAGAATAGGTTTGTTGTGTGATGGTGGAGATGCACCTGGTATAAACACTGCCATTAGAGCAGTTGCAAGGGCAAGCTTTGAAAGGGAATACGAAGTGCTTGGTTTTATCGATGGTTTTAAAGGTCTTATTGAGAACGACGTGAAAATCATTACAAAAATGTCGGTTTCAGGCATTTTAACTGTTGGAGGAAGTATACTTGGTATATCAAGATTCAATCCCTACAAAGATCCAAAATATGTAGAAGCAATAAAAGAAAATTTTAAGAGAAACGCTCTTACCCTTCTTGTAATAATAGGAGATAGGGACACAATCACAATTGCAAAGAAACTTTCTGAAGAAGGAATACCCTCTATTGTAATTCCAAAAACAATTGACAACGATATCTATGGAACAGATTATTCAATTGGTTTTGATACGGCGGTTTCAGTAATATCGAGTGCATTGGACAGTCTTCATGCAACTGCATCAGCTCATCATAGACTTATGGTTGTTGAAACAATGGGAAGAGAAACTGGCTGGCTTGCTTTGTTCGGTGGTATAACTGGTGGAGCAGATTACATTGTTATACCTGAGGTGCCTTTTACAATTGAAGAGATTGCAGCACACATCGAGAAGAGAAAGAAAGAGGGCAAAAACTTCAGTATTGTTGTTGTTGCAGAAGGTGTAGTGCTTCCCGATGAGGATAGAAGCACTTTTGAATATGACGAATTTGGACATAAGGTAAACGCAAAAAGAATGGTTGGCTATAGGCTTGCAAGTAAACTTGAGAATATTACACATCTTAAATCAAGGGTAATGGTGCTTGGTTATTTACAGCGTGGTGGTGTGCCAACAATTGCAGACAGACTACTTGCAACACAACTTGGAGTATTTGCAGTAGATTTGGTTGCTAAAGGAATCTCAAATGTTGTAGTCGGTGTTAATAAAAGTGATCTTGTAACTACTCCCTATGAAGATGCTTTTGATAAAATCCGTATGGCGGATACCACATACTACGAACTTGCAAGAGTATTCTTCTAA